The sequence below is a genomic window from Halosolutus gelatinilyticus.
CGACCCGGGTAGCGTGTGCCGGCACCCCGCTTTTCGCCGAACCTCCCGTTTTTCCGCTATGAACGTGCGACGGGCCATCACCGTCGCCCGAAAGGTCGTCGCGCTCGTCCGCGAGCACAACGTGACGTTCATGGCGGGCAGCATCGCCCACGCCGCGTTCCTCTCGATCCTCCCGCTGTTGCTCCTGCTCTTCATCGTCGCCGGCGCCGTCGGCAACGAGTACCTCACCGAACAGATCGTGGCCGTGTCGCGCGAGCACCTCAGTCCCGCCGGGAAGGGCCTCGTGTACGAAGCCCTGACGCACGCCTCGAAGCGCGCCGGCGCGTCGCTCATCGGCATCGTCTCCCTGCTCTGGGGAATGCTGCGCATCTTCCGGGGCGTCAGCACCGCCTTCGAGGAACTGTACGGCACCGAACGGCGATCGTTCGCCGGACGACTGCTCGACGGGATCGTCGTCTTCGTCGCCATCCTGATCGCGACCGTCGGCGCCGGCTTCGCGGCGACCACGATGACCGCGTTCGAGCACCCGATCGTCGAGAGCCTGGCGCCGCTGTCGCTATTCGTCGGCCTCTCGATCGCCTTCTTCCCCATGTACTATGTCTTTCCCAATCCGGACGTGACGGCCCGCGAAGTGCTTCCGGGGACGATCGTCGCGGCCGCAGGCTGGGTGCTTCTCGAGGGCGTGTTCAGCATCTACGTGGAACTCGTGGACACCGTCGGCACCTACGAGACGTTCGGGGCCATCATCCTGTTGCTCGTCTGGCTCTACGGCACCGCCTTCGTCTTGCTGGTCGGCGCGGCGGTCAACGTCGTCGTCGGCAGGCACGACACCGACGAGCGGGACGGAAGCAGCGACGTCGGCGCCGACTCGACGGACACGGTACGCGCGTGAGCGGACAGCAGGACGCCCATCGAACTGACGTCGAGCGGATCACCTCCCGAAGACGGAGTCACCGCGGAGATCTTGCGTCTGACCGCCGGTTTAGAAGTGTTTTAAATCCGATAATTCTCGGATTAGATACGATAACCATTATTTTTGGACCGGCGACTACACGGCCCGTTCGTCCGTCGACCGACGATCGGGCGTTCAAATGGTCCGGCCGACCGACGAAACGTTGGCCGGTGGTCACTGTCGAAGCAAATCACCGATAAAACGCCATCTTTTATCCCATATAGTGAAATAATACCCATATAATCCCGCTTTCATCATCAACTCTTCAACCACTTCCGTGCACGCACTCGTACGCCCCAGAGCGTCGGACGGGATGGCTGCATCGGAGTTTCGATCGTCGATCTTCCACGAGTTCAATCCCTAAACTGTCAAACGCTATTCTATCACTCTCAATGATATCTGTGTGTGGCGGTTCTCGGCGATGGTGAACTGAGACGACGACCAACTCGGCCGCGCGTCCGATCGTCGAGGCCGAGTTCTCCGCGAACCTCCACCGGACCGATCGGCCGTTCTCGGCGCTCGACGTCTCGGTGCAGGCGCAGATCCTCAACCTGCTCGACGACGTCCAGGACGAGTTCGGGCTCTCGTACCTGTTCATCTCGCACAACATCAGCGTCGTCCGGCACCTCTGCGATCGCGTCGCGGTCATGTACCTCGGCAAGATCGCCGAGTTCGGCACGGTCGAGCAGGTGTTCGAGCCGCCGTACCACCCGTACACGGAGAGCCTGCTCTCGGCCGTCCCCCACGCGAATCCGGACCAGCAGACCGAGCGCATCCTTCTCGAGGGGACGGTTCCCAGTCCCCTGGACCCGCCGCAGGGCTGCCCGTTCCACACCCGCTGTCCGAAGAAGATCGGCGGCGAGTGCGAGCGCGACGAACCCGCGCTCGAATCGGTCGACGGAGACGACCACGTCATCGCCTGTCACCTCTCGCGCGAGGCGATGAGCGACCCGGTTCACGAGCGATCGTCGTCGGAGCCGAGCGCGGAGGTGAAACGCAAGTGACGTTCTCCATCTGCGCGACCGCGAACGGGCGACACGGCGCGGCCATCGCGACGAAGGCGATCGCGGTCGGCTCGACGGCCGCGTTCGTGTGCCGGCGCGGCGCGGTCTGTACGCAGGCCACGACGAACACGCCGATCGGCGTCCGGGCGACCCGCCGACTCGAGGGCGGCGAATCGGTCGGCGACGTCGTCCGATCGGAACTCGACGCGGACCCGGACGCGACCCTGAGACAGGTCCACGGCGTCGATTCGTCGGGAGCGGCCGTCGCGGTGACGGGCGACGACTGCGGTTCGTGGGCCGGCCACCTGGAGGGCGACGGCTACACCGTCGCGGGCAACCTGCTCATCGACGGCGGCGTCCTCGACGCGATCGCCGAGGCGTTCGAGGGGAGCGCCGATCGGCCGCTGGACGAACGGCTCCTCCGTGCGCTCCGCGCCGGCGAGAACGCGGGCGGCGACAAGCGCGGCGCCCATGCACAGAGCGCCGCACTCTCCGTGTTCCACCCGGAGGCACCCCGATTGGAACACGACTTGCGCGTCGACGAACGCGAGGACGCCGTCGCCGAACTCGAACGGCTCCACGAGGTCGCGAGTACGACGGGCGCTGACTGGGCAGAGCGGTACCTCGCGGTCGACCTGCAACGGCACCCCGAATAGAAATATAATCGTTCTATTACTTGGAAGAACACATCGACGAACAGTAACTACGAGGGATTCCTTCGCCCTGAATACCAAACCGCGCTAAATACGCATATTTGGCCCACGTACCGGGGATAGTTCGATCGACGAACGGTCGTTCGGAAACGTGGGATCGAGCAACAGGTAGGACGCGTTAGTTAGGTTTGAACGCCTGATTGCGGCTGAATTTTCAGTTTTCGAATCGAGGCGACCGAAATAGACCGTTCCATCTCACATCATCTTCCACTCACTGCTCAAAATATGTCACTTCTTTCCTTTTCGGCCGATCGATCGCTTCCGACGAGATCACTCCGGGAGTCGGTCCTGCCACTCCTGGACCTTCGCGATCAGCTCCACCGGCGGCGTCGTGTTCACGTCGATCGACTCGATCTCGTCGAGCAGGCGTTCGATTTCGGGGTCGAGCGCGTCTTTCGGTCCCCCTGCGTCGGAGGAAACTTCCGGCGAGGATCGCGAACCGCGGGTTCGCTCACCCCCGTCGGCGTTCGCCGGCCCGCGGAACTGCCCGCTCGACACGTCGAACACCGTCTGAACGGGTTCGTTCGAGCCGCCGCCCTTGGCCTCGATCGCCTTCTCCTCGCGCAGCCGATCGAGCACGTCGCGGGCGCGATCGACGACGGGGCCGGGGACGCCCGCGAGGTCGGCGACGTGGATCCCGTAGGAGCGGTCCGTGGGCCCGTCGCGGACGGTTCGCAGGAAGGTGACGTCGCCGTCGCGCTCGTCCGCGGCGACGTGGACGTTGGCGACGCGGGGGAGGTTCTCGGCGAGGCCGGTCAGTTCGTGGTAGTGGGTGGCGAACAGCGTCTTCGCTTTGACCTCGTTGTGGAGATACTCCGTCGCGGCCCAGGCGATCGAGATGCCGTCGTACGTGGCGGTGCCGCGGCCGACCTCGTCTAAAATGACGAGCGAGTCGTCGGTCGCGGCGTGGAGGATGTTCGAGAGTTCGCTCATCTCGACCATGAACGTCGATCGGCCCTGCGCGAGTTCGTCCAGCGCGCCGACGCGGGTGAAGATGCCGTCGACGAGACCGATCTCGGCCGCCTTCGCGGGAACGAAGCTGCCGATCTGGGCCAGCAGGACGATGCAGGCGACCTGTCGCATGTAGGTCGACTTCCCGGACATGTTGGGACCGGTCACGACGAGGAAGTCTCGGTCCTCGTCTGCGCGCCCGCCGGCGCGTTCTCGGCCGGCGGCCGTAGCCGCCGGCCCCAGCCGGACGTCGTTGGGCACGAACTCCGTCGTCTGCTCGACCACGGGGTGTCGGCCCTGCTCGATCGCGAGTCGATCGCCGCGGTGCAGGCTCGGTTTCACCCAGCGGTTCTCCGCGGCGTGGGTCGCCAGGCTCGCGAGCGCGTCGACGGTCGCGAGCGTGCGGCCGACGTCCTGCAGGAGTTCGGCGCGATCGGCCACCTCTTCGCGGAGCGTTTCGAACAGTTCGTACTCGAGGTCACCGCGTCGCTCCTCGAGGCGGAGGATCTCTCGCTCTTTCTCCTCGAGTTCGTCGGTCGTGAACCGCTTCGAGTTCTTCAGCGTCTTGATCTGCTCGTAGTGGTCGGGGACGCCGTCGGCTACGGACTTGCCGACCTGGATGTAGTAGCCGTCGGTCCGGTTGCGATCGACCGTCACGTGCGAGAGGCCGTGCTGGCGCTTCTCGCGTTCGTCGAGGGTGTCGAGCCACCGTCTGACCTCCTCGTGGCGATCGATCACCTCGTCGAGTTCGTCGTCGTACCCCCGCTGGAAGAGTTCGCCCTGGGTCACCGTCGACGGCGGATCGTCGGCGATGGCCACCGCCAGTTGCTCGCGCAGTTCGTCGGCTGCCTCGCGGTCGGGCCGGTCGACGATCTCCGACAGCGGCGAGTCCGCCAGCTCGGGTGTCGAGGCGATCGTCTCGGCGATCGCGGGGAGAACGGCGAGGGTCTCCCGAACCGCCAGCAGGTCGCGCGCGTCGGCGCTGCCGTGGGTCGCCTTCGAGGCCAGCCGTTCGAGGTCGTAGGCCTCGTCGAGTGCGTCCTGGAGTTCGTCGCGGGCGAGCGCGGCCGAGGCGAGCGCGGCGACCGACTCCTGGCGGCGCGAAAGCGTCTCGAGCGACCTGCGAGGCCGACAGAGCCACTCCTTCAACAGTCGTCGCCCGGCGCTCGTCTCGGTGTGGTCGATCGTCGCGAACAGCGTGCCGTCGCGATCGCCCTGCATCGTCTCCGTCAACTCGAGGTTGCGCTGGGTGGTCGCGTCCAGCGTGACGTGGTCGTCGCCGTGGTGGGCCTGGATGCGCGTCATCGAGGCGAGCACGCCGGCGCCGGTCTCCTCGACGTACGAGAGGATCGCGCCCGCGGCTGCGACGGTCGCCGCGCCGACCGAAAGCCGATCGACGGTCTCGCGGCCGAACTGGTCGCGGACCGCGTGGGCGGCCCGTTTAGGTGCGAACGCCTCCGTTTCGTGGAGCGTCAGCGTCGCGTCGAACCGCTCGCGGACCCGGTTGAGCACCGCGTCGTCCGATCGGACCGCCGGGCCGGGCAGCACCTCGACGGGGTCGAATCGGTACAGTTCCGTCAGCGCCGCGTCGACGTCCTCGGCCTCGGCGACGAGGAACCGACCGGTGGTGATGTCGGCGAAGGCGAGTCCGTAGGTCGCGTCGGCCGTCGATCGGCCGCGCCCCGACCCGCCGCGGCCCGATCCGCGCCCGTTCGAGTCCAGTTCGCTGCCGTCGACGATCGCCGCGAGGTACTGCGCGTCGGCGTCGCTCGTCTCCAGCAGGGTGCCGGGGGTGACGACGCGGACGATCTCGCGCGCGTGTCCGTCGTCGGTCTCGTACTGGTCGGCGACCGCCACGCGGTAGCCGCGCTCGACCAGCGCCTTGAGGTAGGGCGTGAGGTCGTCGATCGGGACGCCCGCCATCGGGTACGACGACCCGTGCGAGGACTTCTGCGAGACTTTCAGGTCCAACTCGTCGGCGACGAGTTCGGCGTCGTCCGCGAAGAACTCGTAGAAATCGCCACACTGCATCGCCAACACGTCCGCGTCGGTCTCCTCTTTGAGCGAGAGAAACTCCCCGACGATACCCGTCGCCTCGGTCATGTTCGGTGACTGCGCGGTCCATTACAAAAACCCTGCGGGATCCGCGGTGAAAGTGATGCTGTCGCCGAACGCAGTCGATCAGAACAGCAGGCCGCCGAGCGGAACGTCCTTGTCCGGCTCCACGAGCACCGGGTACTCCGCCTCGCCGGGGACGCCGACGGTCAGCGCCTCGGATTTGAAGCCGGCGATCCGGACCGAGCCGAGGTTCGTCGCGCAAAGCACCTGCCGTCCCACGAGGTCCTCGGGGTCGTAGTGGTGGTCGTACTGCGCGGCGGACTGGACCTCGCCGTGCTCCTCACCCAGATCGATCCAGAGCTTGGTCATCTTCGGCTTGTTCGCCTCCGGAAACGCTTCGGCCTCGAGCACTTCGCCGACGCGGATTTCGACGTCGAACGGATTCTCGACCATACCGGATCGAGAACCCGATCCGTAATAAACGTCGGTGAGCGCCGTCCGAAGCGGCGACGACGTCCGCCTACCGGTTCGACGACCGATCGACCGAGTGATTGACCGCGCCCGGCCCCTTCCCGACGTCGTAGTAGTGCTCGATCGCTCGCGCGAGGAAGTCGGTCGCGCCTTCGACGGCGCCGTCGAGGTCGTCCCCGCCGGCGAGTCTGGACGCGATCGCGGACGCGAGCGTACAGCCGGAGCCGTGGGTCGCATCGGTGTCGACCCGCTCGTGTTCGAACGTCGTCGCGCCGTCGGCCGTCACGAGCACGTCCCGCACCGTCTCGCCGGGCACGTGACCGCCCTTGACGAGCGCGGCGTCGGCCCCCAGGTCGCGGAGCGACTCGCCCGCCTCCTGCGCGCTCGACTCGTCCTGAACGGCGATCCCGGTCAGCGCTTCGGCCTCGTCGGCGTTCGGCGTGACGAGCGCCGCCTCGGCGAACAGGTCCTCGTAGGCGCGTTCGGCCTCGGGTTCGAGCAGCCGATCGCCGGAGGCCGCGATCATCACGGGGTCGACCACCAGCGGGAACTCGAACGCGGCCGCGTGCTCGGTCACCGTCTCGACGATCTCGACCGTCGCGAGCATCCCCGTTTTCGCGGCCCCGATCGCGAAGTCCTCGGTCACGGCCTCGATCTGGGCCGCGACCTCCTCGCCCGGGAGGGCGAACGACGACTCGACGCCGCGGGTGTTCTGGGCGGTGAGCGCGGTGATCGCCGACGTGCCGAAGACCCCGTGGGTCGCCATCGTCGCGAGGTCGGCCTGGATTCCGGCCCCGCCGCCGGAGTCGCTTCCCGCGATCGTCAGCGCGACCGGTCTCGTCTCGGGTACTGGCGTTTTCATAATCGAGTGTATTCACCTGTTATACAAAGCGGTGATGGTGCCGACCGGAAGTCGATCGTCGAACGTCGTGAACGCTGGTTCGCCCCGAGAAGTACTAAAACCACCGCGAAAGCCCCGGCCGGTTGATCGGCAGGCGAGACGCAGAACGTCTCGCCGGGCCTGGAAATCGAGCACCGCAAGGATTTTCGCGGCGTTCGCAGCAGTTCGATCACGATCCGGGCTTGCCGTCGGATCGATGATGCGGGTTGAGCGCCCAGCGCGCCCCTCGTTTACCGATCGCCGCGGTGGTTTCAAGTCGCCGGAACGTGATCTCCGTCCAATGACCGGTCGCGAGCCCGACATCGAACGCGTTCCGGGGACGGACGACGTCTACCGCGTCGACGGCAGGCTGTTCCGCCAGCCCGGTCAGCTGGCGGTGTACATCTTCGATACGCCGGATCCGGCGGTACTCGACACCGGAACGGCCGACACCACGCCGGCGGCCGTTCTCGCAGCGCTGGACGAACTCGACATCGACCGCGAGGCCATCGCGCACCTGGTTCCCACGCACGTCCACCTCGATCACGCCGGGGGAACGGGCGAACTGGCGGCGGCGTGTCCGAACGCGACGGTTCGCTGCCACGAGCGCGGGATCGACTTTCTCACCGACGCCGAGTTGCTCGCGAAACTGAAACGAAGCGTCGAGGAGGCGGTCGGCGTGCC
It includes:
- a CDS encoding YihY/virulence factor BrkB family protein, with product MNVRRAITVARKVVALVREHNVTFMAGSIAHAAFLSILPLLLLLFIVAGAVGNEYLTEQIVAVSREHLSPAGKGLVYEALTHASKRAGASLIGIVSLLWGMLRIFRGVSTAFEELYGTERRSFAGRLLDGIVVFVAILIATVGAGFAATTMTAFEHPIVESLAPLSLFVGLSIAFFPMYYVFPNPDVTAREVLPGTIVAAAGWVLLEGVFSIYVELVDTVGTYETFGAIILLLVWLYGTAFVLLVGAAVNVVVGRHDTDERDGSSDVGADSTDTVRA
- a CDS encoding DUF1028 domain-containing protein codes for the protein MTFSICATANGRHGAAIATKAIAVGSTAAFVCRRGAVCTQATTNTPIGVRATRRLEGGESVGDVVRSELDADPDATLRQVHGVDSSGAAVAVTGDDCGSWAGHLEGDGYTVAGNLLIDGGVLDAIAEAFEGSADRPLDERLLRALRAGENAGGDKRGAHAQSAALSVFHPEAPRLEHDLRVDEREDAVAELERLHEVASTTGADWAERYLAVDLQRHPE
- the mutS gene encoding DNA mismatch repair protein MutS — its product is MTEATGIVGEFLSLKEETDADVLAMQCGDFYEFFADDAELVADELDLKVSQKSSHGSSYPMAGVPIDDLTPYLKALVERGYRVAVADQYETDDGHAREIVRVVTPGTLLETSDADAQYLAAIVDGSELDSNGRGSGRGGSGRGRSTADATYGLAFADITTGRFLVAEAEDVDAALTELYRFDPVEVLPGPAVRSDDAVLNRVRERFDATLTLHETEAFAPKRAAHAVRDQFGRETVDRLSVGAATVAAAGAILSYVEETGAGVLASMTRIQAHHGDDHVTLDATTQRNLELTETMQGDRDGTLFATIDHTETSAGRRLLKEWLCRPRRSLETLSRRQESVAALASAALARDELQDALDEAYDLERLASKATHGSADARDLLAVRETLAVLPAIAETIASTPELADSPLSEIVDRPDREAADELREQLAVAIADDPPSTVTQGELFQRGYDDELDEVIDRHEEVRRWLDTLDEREKRQHGLSHVTVDRNRTDGYYIQVGKSVADGVPDHYEQIKTLKNSKRFTTDELEEKEREILRLEERRGDLEYELFETLREEVADRAELLQDVGRTLATVDALASLATHAAENRWVKPSLHRGDRLAIEQGRHPVVEQTTEFVPNDVRLGPAATAAGRERAGGRADEDRDFLVVTGPNMSGKSTYMRQVACIVLLAQIGSFVPAKAAEIGLVDGIFTRVGALDELAQGRSTFMVEMSELSNILHAATDDSLVILDEVGRGTATYDGISIAWAATEYLHNEVKAKTLFATHYHELTGLAENLPRVANVHVAADERDGDVTFLRTVRDGPTDRSYGIHVADLAGVPGPVVDRARDVLDRLREEKAIEAKGGGSNEPVQTVFDVSSGQFRGPANADGGERTRGSRSSPEVSSDAGGPKDALDPEIERLLDEIESIDVNTTPPVELIAKVQEWQDRLPE
- a CDS encoding tRNA-binding protein, yielding MVENPFDVEIRVGEVLEAEAFPEANKPKMTKLWIDLGEEHGEVQSAAQYDHHYDPEDLVGRQVLCATNLGSVRIAGFKSEALTVGVPGEAEYPVLVEPDKDVPLGGLLF